The Sphingomonas carotinifaciens region CGTGGTGGCGCTGGTCGGCGACGGGGCGATGCAGATGAACAACATGGCCGAACTGATCACCATCCAGAAATACTGGCAACGCTGGGCCGATCCGCGGCTGATCGTGTGCGTGTTCAACAACGAGGACCTGAACGAGGTGACGTGGGAACAGCGGATCATGGAGGGCAATCCGCGCTTTCCGACGACGCAGAGCCTGCCGGACGTACCCTATGCCCGCTTTGCCGAGATGCTGGGGCTGACCGGTATCTTCGTCGATGATCCCGAACAGGTCGGCCCGGCATGGGACCGGGCGCTTGCCGCGGATCGGCCCGTCGTGCTGGAGGTGAAGACCGATCCCAGCGTCGCACCGCTGCCCCCGCACGTCACGCTGGAACAGGCCAAGGGCTTCCTGTCGTCGATGGTGAAGGGCGACCGCGGCACCGCCAGCGTGCTGGCCGATACCGCGCGACAGATCATTGGCGGGGTGCGCGAACGGCTTTGAGCCGGGCTTTACGGCTCGCCACGGCGGAAAGGCTGGCCTAGCATCGGACGGAAAAATCCGTGGCTGGAGAGTGGTTTGTGACGGGATCGATGATCCGGGCGGCGATCATGGCGGGGGCGATGACGATTGCCGGCGCCGGTTGGGGACAGACGCCGTCCGCCGACGTGCCACCTGGCTACACGCTGCGCTGGGCTGACGAGTTCACGGGCGAAGGGCTGCCCGACCCGGCCCGATGGCGGTTCGACACCCATGCCAACCGGACGGGCTGGTACAATAACGAGCTGCAATATTATGTGGCCGACCGACTGGAGAATGCGCGGGTGACGAATGGCCGGCTGGTCATCACCGCGCGTGCCGAAACACTGGCGGCGCCCGATCATGGCGGGCAACGCTACACCTCGGCCCGGTTGATCACGCAGGGGCGGGCGGCGTGGCGCTACGGCTTCTTCGAGATCCGGGCGAAATTGCCGTGCGGCGCGGGAAGCTGGCCGGCAATCTGGATGCTGGGCGAGCAGGGCGAATGGCCGGATGGTGGCGAGATCGACATCATGGAGCATGTCGGCAACGACCGCCATGTCGTGCACAGCACGGTGCACAACCGCGCGACGGCGGGTACCAGCGGCGACGGGGCGAGCATCACCCTGCCGAACGCATGCGATGCGTTTCACCGCTACCAGTTGCACTGGACCAGGGATGCACTCGACTTCGCCGTCGATGGCCGCCCGGTGCACCGTTACGCCAGGGCGGGCAAGGGCACGGCCGGCTGGCCCTATGACGCGCCCCAATATCTGTTGCTGAACCTGGCGATCGGCGGGGACATGGGCGGCCGGGTCGATGACGCGATCTTTCCGGCGCGGTTCGAGATCGATTATGTGCGGGTGTACCAGAAGGGCGCCGCTACCGGACCGGAAGCAGCGACGACACCGTCCGCTCCACCTCATGCGCCATGATGACCAGCAATGCCCGGTCGAACGCCATGGTCAGCGGCTTCGTGTCGGCGACACAAACCGCGCCGAGCGCCAGCCCGGCATCGTCCGCGATCGGCACGCCGGCATAGAAGCGGATAAAGGGGTCGCCCTGCACGCTGCCGAAATCGGCGAAACGGGCATCGGCGCGCGCATCCGGCACGATCAGCGGCTCGCCATCCTGCTGGATCGTCGTCGCGCAAAAGGCGGTGCTGCGCGGCGTTTCTTCGACGCCGAGGCCGCGCTCGGCCAAAAGGATCTGCGAGCGCCGGTCGATGATCGAGATCGCCGCATAGGCGGTCTGGTAATGATCGCGCACGATGTCGACGATGCGGTCAAGCTCCTTGCTGCCGCGCATCGCCAGAACACCACTATGATCCACGGCCAGCTGACGCCTTTTCTCGGCCGAGAAGGCGTTCAACCATGAACTGACGTACGGGTCCGACACGTCCACTCCTACCCTGTTCTATCATCCACCGCCGCCACGGGAGAAAGGGAGCAGCCAAAGTTTTTTACGCGGATCATCGCGTCAAAACAATATGTTCGGCGCGATGAATAAGAACCGTTTCCAATGGTGTTCGCCCGCATTCTGCCGTGAAATCATCGTTAATGCAGGCGCGTCAGAAGGAGATCACCACGCTGACATCGTCGCTATAGCTGCCGGGCGGGCGTGGTGGCTGGTCGGGATTGATCCGGGCGACGAAGGCATGGGCCTGAACCGGGGTCTGGCTGCCGGTGCCCAGGCGCTCGGCGGGCTGGGGATTGCTTTCGTCCCAGATGGTGACGCCGTCAGGGCGGTAGAGATTATATTGCAAGGCGGCACCGCCCGGGCCGCTCATCGCCCGCCACGGACGCGCGCTTTGCGCGTTTCCAGCGGTGAAAGCGAGCTTGTAGGCAGTGTCCTTGGTACAATCGGTCATCACCGCGGCGGTTTGCGGTGCGAACTGCTCGACCAGGGCGGCGGTGCCGAACTGGATGTCGGGCGCGGTGATGCGGCAATCACGGCCGACGACTAGTTTAACCGCGACGGTAACCGTCACCTTGCGCGTTTCCCAGCCCAGGCAAAGAAGGCTGAGCAGTTGCACGCCGTTGCAGACCTCGTAATCCCAATTGATCGTCAGCGTGTCGGCATAATCGCCGGCCGCGACATTGGCGGCGGCGACGGGCCGGGCGTAGAGCGGTGCGGTGAAGCTGGTCGCGCCAACGAGCCCGAGCAGCGACAACAAGGTGTCGCTGGCATAGTCGATCGTCGGCGTCTGGTTGAAGCTGAGCGTCTGGGCGGCATCGGGGGACAGGCGGTACTGGATCGCGTCGCCCGTCGGCCTGACCAGCGTGAAGCCGTTCAGGCTGGTGACGGTGGCCTGCGCCCGCGTGCGGCTGAGCAGGCCCAGCGCCGCACCGGTACAGGCCAGCCCCGCCGAACCCGATACGGTCGCCACCGCGGTGGCGCGCACATCATAGGACGAGGCGGGGGTGAAGGTCAGCAGGCCCGAAGAGGGCGTGCACCCGGCCCGCGCAGGCGTGGCGAAAAGCAGGGCGGCGAGCGCGGCGATGAGCCATGCGAGCGGCCTTACCGACATGGCACCGCCCCGAGATCGGGCATCGCCGTGGCCGTGGCGGGAAGATCGGCGTTCGCGCGGCAGGCGATGCCGTCACGGCGCAGCACATCGAGCGCGATGTGGGCGCCGACATCCTCCAGATAGACCACGCCGTCCCACCCGGTCACCGCATCGGGCATGCCCGCGCGGGTGACGCGGCCGCCGGGGGCAAGCGCGCGGCCGGCGGGGTCGACCAGCTTCAGCGTGACGTTGCGCGATCGCCGGACGGGCAGGCGGACCACCGCCCCGCTGGCGCGGCGGACCGCGAGGCGCGTCTCCACCTGCGGCGCCACATGATCGACCGACAGTGCCAGCGGATCGATCGAGAAGCGGCTGGGTAGCCACGACACGATGTTGGGGACGAACAGATAGCCGCGCGCATCGGTGACGCCGATCGTCTGGTTCTCATACGCGACCTTCACCCCGCGCGTGCCGGTCGCGACGACGGCAAAGGCGTCGCTGACCTGATTGGCGGCAAAGACGCCGTGATCCATCGCGACAAGGGCGCCCGACACGCTGCCCCATGCCGACCGCGCGCCGCCCACCACCGCGCCGCCCGCCTGCACGGTGACCGGCCGGGCACGCCAGGTCGCGGTGGCCTGGCCATAGGCGGTGCCCGATGCGTCGGTCGCGATATTGGCGTCGACGCCCAGGCCGCCGCTTGCCGGCATCGCGCGGGCATAGCCGATCTGGTAAAGGTTGCGGCCACCGGTACGGCTGATCCCGGCATTGGCGGCATTGCGACCGAACGGCACGAACAGGCGCAGTTGCGCGCTGGTGCGCCCGGTCGAGACATCCCGATCGGCGCTGACGAACAGGCTGGCGTGGCCGAACAGCGGCCGGCTGTAGGACAGGCTGGCGATGCGCGCTCGCGCGCCATCCAGCGCGCGGCCGTCGAGATAGGCGGCACCCAGGCTGCCGTGGCGGCCGAGCGTGACGCTGGCGATGACGCGATCGGCGCGGCGGTTGCGCAGGGTGCTGCGCAG contains the following coding sequences:
- a CDS encoding glycoside hydrolase family 16 protein; protein product: MAGEWFVTGSMIRAAIMAGAMTIAGAGWGQTPSADVPPGYTLRWADEFTGEGLPDPARWRFDTHANRTGWYNNELQYYVADRLENARVTNGRLVITARAETLAAPDHGGQRYTSARLITQGRAAWRYGFFEIRAKLPCGAGSWPAIWMLGEQGEWPDGGEIDIMEHVGNDRHVVHSTVHNRATAGTSGDGASITLPNACDAFHRYQLHWTRDALDFAVDGRPVHRYARAGKGTAGWPYDAPQYLLLNLAIGGDMGGRVDDAIFPARFEIDYVRVYQKGAATGPEAATTPSAPPHAP
- a CDS encoding GAF domain-containing protein, which translates into the protein MSDPYVSSWLNAFSAEKRRQLAVDHSGVLAMRGSKELDRIVDIVRDHYQTAYAAISIIDRRSQILLAERGLGVEETPRSTAFCATTIQQDGEPLIVPDARADARFADFGSVQGDPFIRFYAGVPIADDAGLALGAVCVADTKPLTMAFDRALLVIMAHEVERTVSSLLPVR
- a CDS encoding Csu type fimbrial protein; this translates as MSVRPLAWLIAALAALLFATPARAGCTPSSGLLTFTPASSYDVRATAVATVSGSAGLACTGAALGLLSRTRAQATVTSLNGFTLVRPTGDAIQYRLSPDAAQTLSFNQTPTIDYASDTLLSLLGLVGATSFTAPLYARPVAAANVAAGDYADTLTINWDYEVCNGVQLLSLLCLGWETRKVTVTVAVKLVVGRDCRITAPDIQFGTAALVEQFAPQTAAVMTDCTKDTAYKLAFTAGNAQSARPWRAMSGPGGAALQYNLYRPDGVTIWDESNPQPAERLGTGSQTPVQAHAFVARINPDQPPRPPGSYSDDVSVVISF